From Candidatus Methylomirabilota bacterium, a single genomic window includes:
- a CDS encoding DinB family protein — MATPVPVPPVTSLEEWARRPRAERLARLGRTPGDLAAAFRGVDPAALTRRPDEKNWAPIEVLCHLRDTEASFLDRLRQIMATDEPRFPTVNPNQVAAERRYLEQPLAGALEAFHRHRDATLTFFAMRAEADWARAGHQMDSRGRRTIDDFLGVMAWHDENHLAQLARALRGEV; from the coding sequence ATGGCCACGCCTGTGCCGGTGCCCCCGGTCACTTCCCTCGAGGAATGGGCCCGGCGCCCGCGCGCCGAGCGGCTCGCCCGGCTCGGGCGCACGCCGGGTGATCTGGCTGCGGCGTTCCGTGGCGTGGATCCCGCGGCGCTGACGCGCCGGCCGGACGAGAAGAACTGGGCGCCCATCGAGGTCCTCTGCCACCTGCGGGACACGGAGGCATCGTTCCTGGACCGGCTGCGTCAGATCATGGCCACCGACGAGCCACGGTTCCCCACCGTCAACCCGAATCAGGTCGCGGCCGAGCGCCGCTACCTCGAGCAGCCGCTGGCCGGCGCCCTCGAGGCCTTTCACCGGCATCGCGACGCCACGCTCACCTTTTTCGCCATGCGCGCCGAGGCCGACTGGGCCCGCGCCGGGCACCAGATGGATTCCCGCGGCCGGCGCACCATCGACGACTTCCTGGGCGTCATGGCCTGGCACGACGAGAACCACCTGGCTCAGCTCGCGCGCGCGCTGAGGGGCGAGGTCTGA
- a CDS encoding MFS transporter, whose protein sequence is MRLPFFYGWVIVACAFVTMGVGVNARTAFSLLFPPILDEFGWDRGLTAGAFAIGFIVSTPFAPWLGWLLDRRGARVLILLGVAMMGSGLALATLISRPWHLYVTLGFLVSGGSLCLGYTGHGLFMPNWFVRRRGLALGIAFSGVGIGSIVLLPWAQHLISTRGWRAACLGLSIVMFGALVPINALLPRRRPEDMGLLPDGDRHVPAGAAAARPANVVDPVWAATDWTLGRAVRTRRFWWAFVGFFTALFAWYEIQVHQTRYLIDIGFRPEPAAYALGLVALAGVVGQIALGYLSDRWGREVIWSLGCAGFVACFLILLAMRASPTTPLLWAMVLAQGLVGYGMASVFAAIPAELFQGAHYGRIFGTLSLATGLGSGAGPWVAGWLHDRTGNYVVAFLVGIVLCVISAAAIWMAAPRKVRLVAGRVPRHASRLR, encoded by the coding sequence GTGCGGCTTCCGTTCTTCTACGGCTGGGTGATCGTCGCCTGCGCCTTCGTCACCATGGGCGTGGGCGTCAATGCCCGCACCGCGTTCTCGCTGCTGTTCCCGCCCATCCTCGATGAGTTCGGGTGGGACCGCGGGCTCACCGCGGGCGCCTTCGCGATCGGGTTCATCGTCTCGACGCCCTTCGCGCCGTGGCTCGGCTGGCTCCTCGATCGCCGCGGGGCGCGTGTCCTCATCCTGCTCGGCGTGGCGATGATGGGCTCGGGGCTCGCCCTCGCCACGCTCATCTCGCGACCGTGGCACCTCTACGTGACGCTCGGCTTTCTCGTCTCCGGCGGCAGCCTGTGCCTGGGCTATACCGGGCACGGCCTCTTCATGCCCAACTGGTTCGTGCGGCGGCGCGGGCTCGCGCTCGGCATCGCGTTCTCCGGGGTAGGGATCGGCTCCATCGTGCTCCTGCCCTGGGCGCAGCACCTCATCAGCACCCGCGGCTGGCGCGCCGCCTGCCTCGGGCTCTCGATCGTCATGTTCGGGGCGCTGGTGCCGATCAACGCGCTCTTGCCCCGGCGGCGGCCGGAGGACATGGGCCTGCTGCCGGATGGCGATCGGCACGTCCCGGCGGGCGCCGCGGCCGCGCGACCGGCCAACGTCGTCGACCCCGTCTGGGCCGCGACCGACTGGACGCTCGGCCGCGCCGTTCGCACCCGGCGCTTCTGGTGGGCGTTCGTCGGGTTCTTCACCGCGCTCTTCGCCTGGTACGAGATCCAGGTGCATCAGACCCGCTACCTGATCGACATCGGCTTCCGTCCGGAGCCGGCGGCCTACGCGCTCGGCCTGGTGGCGCTGGCGGGCGTCGTCGGACAGATCGCCCTCGGCTACCTGTCCGATCGCTGGGGCCGGGAAGTGATCTGGTCCCTGGGCTGCGCGGGCTTCGTCGCCTGCTTCCTCATCCTCCTCGCCATGCGCGCCTCGCCCACGACGCCGCTCCTCTGGGCGATGGTGCTCGCGCAGGGATTGGTGGGCTACGGCATGGCGTCGGTTTTCGCCGCCATCCCCGCCGAGCTGTTCCAGGGCGCTCACTACGGCCGCATATTCGGCACGCTCTCCCTGGCGACCGGGCTCGGCTCGGGGGCGGGGCCCTGGGTCGCGGGATGGCTACACGATCGCACCGGCAACTACGTGGTGGCGTTCTTGGTGGGGATCGTCCTCTGTGTGATCTCGGCCGCGGCGATCTGGATGGCCGCGCCGCGCAAGGTGCGCCTCGTCGCCGGGCGGGTGCCTCGGCACGCCAGCCGGCTGCGCTGA